The Thermodesulfobacteriota bacterium genome segment GTCTGAACACAACCACCGCAAAAAACATTGTAGCGTACCGTGAGGAAAACGGACCCTTTCTGTGCAGAAAACAGATCGCAGATGTGCCTCGGCTGGGTCCGAAGGCATTTGAACAGTCTGCCGGTTTTTTACGAATCCCCGGAGGCGAAAATCCACTGGATGCCAGTGCGGTGCACCCTGAAAGTTATCCCATTGTGGATGCCATGGCCAAGGACCTTGGAGCAACGGTGGTGGATATGATGGAAAATCCTCAAATCAGGGATCAAATCGATGTGGCGAAATATGTGACCGATTCAGTGGGAATACCCACCTTAAATGACATTCTGGATGAGCTGGTAAAACCCGGGCGTGATCCTAGAAATAAGTTTGAAGAATTCTCCTTTGCTGACGGTATTGAAAAAATCGAAGATCTGAAACCGGGAATGAAAGTTCCCGGAATCGTTACCAATATCACCGCATTCGGTGCTTTTGTGGATATCGGTGTCCATCAGGACGGCCTGGTTCATATCAGTCAGATGGCAGACCGGTTTGTGAAAAATCCTGCGGATATCGTAAAGGTCCAGCAAAAGATAAGCGTTTCTGTGCTTGAAGTTGACCTTGCCAGAAAGCGGATTTCCCTTTCAATGAAATCCCGAGCAGGTCATTTTTCTGCCGGCGTAAAAAAACCTAGCTTAAAAAAAGTTCAAACCAATGCTCCGAAACCAAATAAAAAACAACATCATAACAAAAAACAAAAAATCAAGAATAGGCCGATGAACAATCCCCTGGCTGACGCATTGATAAAAAGCGGGTTTAAACATTGAGGGTGTCTTAAAAAGTCTCAACTAGTGCGCCGGTGGAGCTTTTTTCCCAAGCACATATCCCAGCCAGATTTCACCTGATCCGGTTTTTGAGCTGGACCTTGAAAAATCACAAACCCTATACCCATGGCTGTCAAATAAGACCCTGGCTTTTTGATCCTGCCACAGATAAAAAATTCTGCCTACCTCATCTGTTCTGGCCCCGATGCCCTCTTTTAATGTAATCAAAATTTTTCCAAAATCAGTCAGCGACTGTATTATATTTTTGAAAATATCAGAAAATCGATCGTGTGGAACATGAACCAGAGCACCGATAAGCATGATGGCATCAGCGGATATGACAGAAAAATCGTATGTTGCAAAATCTCCCTCAATTACCTCACATCCGGTGTTTTGCCTGGCAATTTTTACCAAACCGGAAGCGCGATCCAAACCGATCACATAAAATCCCTTGTTTTTCATCCACAGCAAATCCCGGCCTGA includes the following:
- a CDS encoding methyltransferase domain-containing protein, with product MTDYYQKNYRLYHEKTFAVDPSAFLEPLAERLIAGATVLDVGCGSGRDLLWMKNKGFYVIGLDRASGLVKIARQNTGCEVIEGDFATYDFSVISADAIMLIGALVHVPHDRFSDIFKNIIQSLTDFGKILITLKEGIGARTDEVGRIFYLWQDQKARVLFDSHGYRVCDFSRSSSKTGSGEIWLGYVLGKKAPPAH